The following coding sequences are from one Rhodospirillales bacterium window:
- a CDS encoding NAD-dependent epimerase/dehydratase family protein, whose translation MRILVTGGTGFTGKALVSRLLNDGHEVVALDYKEGLKTEELRASGAEVVIGSVTDKEILERCMPGVDVVQHLAAAFRELNVPDTYYYDVNVNGTRNVLDAAQRHGVRKVVYCSTCGVHGNIDNPPGDEDAPIQPADYYQKTKYQAEPFVKEASKNGLDAVILRPAAIYGPGDPERFFMIFKRVSKGRFPMFGNGRTFYHPLYIDNLVDALVLAMAPGKGTGEAYLIADEQYVTIEDLVRRIGKALNVNVKVPHYPVMPLVVSGHVMETLCRPFGITPPIFPRRVDWYRQNRAFKIDKAKRDLGYDPKVGLDEGLKRTAEWYKREGYL comes from the coding sequence GTGAGAATTCTCGTCACCGGGGGGACGGGCTTTACAGGCAAGGCGCTGGTAAGTCGCCTCCTGAACGACGGCCACGAGGTGGTCGCGCTCGACTACAAGGAAGGCCTGAAGACCGAAGAGTTGCGCGCGAGCGGCGCGGAAGTGGTGATTGGGTCGGTCACCGACAAGGAGATTCTTGAAAGGTGCATGCCAGGCGTCGATGTGGTGCAGCATCTGGCAGCGGCGTTCCGCGAACTCAACGTGCCCGACACGTACTACTACGACGTCAACGTCAACGGCACCCGCAACGTTCTCGATGCGGCGCAGCGCCACGGCGTCCGAAAGGTGGTTTATTGCAGCACGTGCGGGGTGCACGGCAACATCGACAACCCGCCGGGCGATGAAGACGCTCCCATTCAGCCGGCGGACTACTATCAGAAGACCAAGTACCAGGCCGAGCCGTTCGTCAAGGAGGCCAGCAAGAACGGCCTGGATGCGGTGATCCTGCGGCCCGCGGCGATCTACGGGCCGGGCGATCCCGAGCGTTTCTTCATGATTTTCAAGCGCGTCTCCAAGGGCAGGTTCCCGATGTTCGGCAACGGCCGGACCTTCTACCATCCCCTCTACATCGACAACCTGGTCGATGCTTTGGTGCTGGCCATGGCGCCCGGCAAAGGCACCGGCGAGGCGTACCTGATCGCCGATGAGCAGTATGTCACGATCGAGGACCTGGTCCGGCGCATCGGCAAAGCGCTGAACGTGAACGTCAAGGTGCCGCACTACCCGGTAATGCCTTTGGTCGTCTCCGGGCACGTCATGGAGACCCTGTGCCGGCCGTTCGGCATCACGCCGCCGATTTTCCCGCGAAGGGTCGACTGGTATCGCCAGAACCGAGCCTTCAAGATCGACAAGGCCAAGCGGGATCTCGGCTACGATCCGAAGGTGGGCCTGGACGAAGGCCTGAAGCGTACCGCCGAGTGGTATAAGCGAGAGGGCTATCTCTAA